The following proteins are encoded in a genomic region of Triticum dicoccoides isolate Atlit2015 ecotype Zavitan chromosome 1B, WEW_v2.0, whole genome shotgun sequence:
- the LOC119350512 gene encoding ubinuclein-1-like, whose protein sequence is MENVNALSIILDVHVGSCCTYPFFGLISLSCVHPTENDPNDPSQSNRFNAVIEKIERLYMGKHSSDEEDLGDVPDDDQYDTEDSFIDDAELDEYFEVDNLKTKHTGFFVNKGKLEQSEYGSVQNVVPDGTVQNVVPKKRRRRDSSNSYIENSKELAPGSMPVKAPKRNAEIGKNIASSDLSSYSEYHSEGNKPLTNKSNSPGRMQKGNASENATGAEYASHPKISTYLEKDAAVQLDLQLKKSSNVAKPDLPKKMRSKEKYGVNQFPGLTTTDNVYSTQTTHLAANRRIEGSGIKAKGTRLERAIRDLENIVGEYKPHTLDVPYIDPNCQGAVKRRLPQEIKQKLAKVARLSANQGKISEDELINRLMGIVGHLVQRRTLKRNMKEMVESGMCAKQEKADKFQQVKTEIYEMVKARLDTKPKVTEQRDDSAHDFQGGVSIDDKTALKGKFVLDAPLEDRICDLYDLYVEGMDEDKGPQSRKLYVELADLWPQGYMDKVEIRNAISRSKERRNLLYRQRKVRNEERMKRRIAAAAKSRDGNPMVAQYATAQQVMQPPAKDASPSMTSTHTLYPVVNYGHSQVCRNAGRVGEVTVGAVSDGNRSSSADIKRRKLGSDAAVDLQLQANPLKAPPRYVSEKQKPAKRADDVKVGSSSSLPQTVLAVAGYDPQRPGYS, encoded by the exons ATGGAAAATGTTAATGCGTTATCTATCATCCTTGATGTTCACGTTGGCAGCTGCTGCACTTACCCGTTCTTTGGATTGATCAGCCTATCTTGT GTACATCCAACAGAAAACGACCCAAATGATCCATCACAGTCAAATCGGTTCAATGCAGTTATTGAGAAAATCGAGCGCCTTTACATG GGCAAACATAGTAGCGATGAAGAAGATTTGGgtgatgtgcctgatgatgatcaGTATGACACCGAAGATTCTTTCATTGATGACGCTGAATTG GATGAGTACTTTGAAGTTGACAATTTGAAAACCAAGCACACTGGATTTTTTGTGAACAAAGGGAAATTGGAACAAAG TGAGTATGGCTCAGTACAAAATGTTGTACCAGATGGCACAGTACAAAATGTTGTACCAAAGAAACGGAGAAGAAGAGACTCTTCAAATTCTTACATCGAAAATAGCAAGGAGCTTGCACCAGGCAGCATGCCTGTAAAAGCCCCTAAAAGAAAtgctgaaataggaaaaaacataGCAAGTAGCGACTTAAGTTCTTACAGCGAATATCACTCTGAAGGCAACAAACCGTTGACGAATAAAAGTAATTCCCCTGGAAGAATGCAGAAAGGGAATGCCAGTGAGAATGCAACTGGTGCTGAGTACGCATCACATCCGAAGATATCAA CATACTTGGAGAAGGATGCTGCAGTGCAACTTGATCTCCAATTGAAAAAATCCTCTAATGTGGCGAAGCCAGATTTGCCAAAGAAAATGCGCTCCAAAGAAAAATATGGTGTCAATCAGTTTCCTGGCTTGACTACAACAGACAACGTATATTCGACACAAACAACG CACTTGGCTGCAAACAGGCGCATAGAAGGTTCAGGTATTAAGGCCAAGGGTACCAGACTCGAGCGAGCTATTCGTGACCTTGAAAATATCGTTGGTGAAT ACAAACCACATACTCTTGATGTTCCCTACATTGATCCAAATTGTCAAGGAGCGGTGAAAAGAAGACTGCCTCAAGAAATAAAACAAAAACTTGCTAAGGTCGCAAGGTTATCG GCAAATCAGGGTAAAATCTCAGAAGATGAATTGATCAATCGCCTCATGGGCATAGTGGGGCACCTTGTGCAGCGTAGGACACTGAAG AGAAACATGAAAGAAATGGTCGAATCGGGTATGTGCGCTAAACaagagaaggctgacaagttccagCAAGTGAAAACTGAGATCTATGAAATGGTCAAAGCACGTCTAGACACCAAGCCCAAG GTTACTGAACAAAGGGATGATTCAGCACATGATTTTCAAGGGGGTGTCAGTATTGATGATAAAACAGCCTTAAAAGGCAAATTTGTCCTGGATGCTCCACTGGAGGACAGGatctgtgatctatatgatctttaTGTTGAG GGTATGGATGAAGACAAGGGCCCTCAGAGTCGTAAGTTATATGTAGAG CTTGCTGACTTGTGGCCACAAGGTTACATGGATAAAGTTGAAATTCGAAACGCCATTTCAAGATCGAAGGAGCGAAGAAATTTATTGTACCGGCAGCGCAAG GTTCGCAACGAGGAGAGAATGAAGAGAAGGATAGCTGCTGCCGCCAAGTCACGAGATGGCAACCCAATGGTGGCTCAGTACGCTACAGCACAGCAAGTTATGCAACCGCCCGCGAAAGACGCTAGTCCATCGATGACAAGCACGCACACCTTGTATCCTGTCGTTAACTATGGACATAGCCAGGTCTGCAGAAACGCTGGCAGAGTTGGTGAAGTGACGGTGGGTGCAGTATCTGACGGCAACCGTAGTTCTTCTGCGGACATCAAGAGGAGAAAACTAGGTTCTGACGCCGCCGTGGATCTGCAACTGCAAGCTAACCCACTGAAGGCTCCCCCACGGTATGTCAGCGAGAAGCAGAAGCCTGCGAAGCGTGCGGATGATGTAAAGGTCGGCAGTAGCAGTAGCCTTCCTCAGACGGTGCTTGCCGTTGCAGGCTATGACCCCCAGCGGCCCGGCTACAGCTAA
- the LOC119344662 gene encoding 60S ribosomal protein L4-1-like, which produces MATTARPLVSVKALDGDMATDAAGVPMPHVMKAPIRPDVITFVHRLVSCNSRQPYAVSRKAGHQTSAESWGTGRAVSRIPRVGGGGTHRAGQGAFGNMCRGGRMFAPTRIWRKWHRRVNVRLRRVAVASALAATAVPAIVTARGHRIESVPEFPLVVSDSAEGIEKTSQAIKVLKQLGAYADAEKAKDSVGIRPGKGKMRNRRYINRKGPLIVYGTEGSKIVKAFRNLPGVDVANVERLNLLDLAPGGHLGRFVIWTESAFKKLDEVYGSFEASSSKKKGFVLPRPKMTNADLGRLINSDEVQSVVKPINKEVKRREARKNPLKNAAAVLKLNPYFGTARRMAVLAEAARVKARKEKINSKRTKLSAEEASKIKAAGKAWYQTMISDSDYTEFDVFSKWLGVSQ; this is translated from the exons atggccaccACCGCGCGCCCGCTCGTCTCCGTCAAGGCCCTGGACGGGGACATGGCCACCGACGCGGCCGGCGTCCCGATGCCGCACGTCATGAAGGCGCCGATCCGCCCCGACGTCATTACCTTCGTCCACAGGCTCGTCTCCTGCAACAGCCGCCAGCCCTACGCCGTCTCCCGCAAGGCCGGTCACCAGACCTCGGCCGAGTCCTGGGGCACGGGTCGCGCCGTCTCGCGTATCCCgcgtgtcggcggcggcggtacCCACCGCGCCGGGCAGGGAGCCTTCGGCAACATGTGCCGTGGCGGACGCATGTTCGCGCCCACCCGGATCTGGCGCAAGTGGCACCGTCGCGTCAACGTCCGCCTCCGCCGCGTCGCCGTCGCCTCCGccctcgccgccaccgccgtccCGGCTATCGTCACCGCCCGCGGCCACCGCATCGAGTCCGTCCCCGAGTTCCCGCTCGTCGTCTCCGACTCGGCCGAGGGCATCGAGAAGACCTCCCAGGCCATCAAGGTCCTCAAGCAGCTGGGCGCCTACGCTGATGCCGAGAAGGCCAAGGACTCCGTCGGCATCCGCCCCGGCAAGGGTAAGATGCGCAACCGCAGGTACATCAACCGTAAGGGCCCCCTCATCGTCTACGGCACCGAGGGCTCCAAGATCGTCAAGGCCTTCCGCAACCTCCCTGGTGTGGATGTTGCCAACGTCGAGCGCCTCAACCTGCTCGaccttgcccctggtggccaccttgGCCGGTTCGTTATCTGGACTGAGTCTGCCTTCAAGAAGCTGGACGAGGTGTACGGCTCCTTTGAGGCGTCTTcctccaagaagaagggcttcgtgCTCCCAAGGCCTAAGATGACCAATGCTGACCTTGGCCGCCTCATCAACTCTGATGAGGTCCAGTCCGTGGTGAAGCCCATCAACAAGGAGGTGAAGCGCAGGGAGGCCAGGAAGAACCCTCTGAAGAATGCTGCTGCCGTGCTTAAGCTCAACCCCTACTTCGGAACTGCCCGCAGGATGGCAGTTCTTGCTGAGGCAGCCCGTGTCAAGGCCAGGAAGGAGAAGATCAACTCCAAGAGGACCAAGCTCAGTGCG GAGGAGGCATCTAAGATCAAGGCTGCTGGGAAGGCCTGGTACCAGACGATGATCTCTGACAGCGACTACACGGAGTTCGACGTCTTCTCCAAGTGGCTTGGCGTCAGCCAGTGA
- the LOC119344670 gene encoding uncharacterized protein LOC119344670, whose translation MKKQKMANGPSHDKNKVFASLTRKDVSDIDPSYKIFLENLIEDGSVYVFHMPNGDHGLPASVRYEEDDMSYGGVNVRDGTNVPQKLPHTSRGGANVKRLDQTSGAVDVNAGHSFLPRTLSVKKNTSEVDESYAEFLSLMKIKDGFMVLELEPGVTVVYEQEEETPPGYDELRTLVMSEHGIDGPAPDNLHGQDLICTDEHGLVPCTESSDFNASEDSEEAPIALSCGAPSTFDEKLDSILSQPYDQNEYQELMRKATDQKPVSRQRQLRSGSKRYATGFIGLSYLDHYPDLAKQIDTADTDERRLNLLRKFFFWLENLCHDGAHMPWIPKALACNPIATDD comes from the exons ATGAAGAAACAGAAAATGGCGAATGGACCATCACACGACAAGAACAAGGTGTTCGCCAGTTTGACTCGCAAAGATGTTTCAGACATTGATCCGTCTTACAAGATTTTCTTGGAAAATCTAATTGAAGATGGAAGTGTGTATGTGTTTCATATGCCAAATGGGGACCATGGCTTGCCTGCTTCTGTCAGGTATGAAGAGGATGATATGTCATATGGAGGCGTGAATGTCAGAGACGGCACAAATGTCCCCCAAAAATTGCCACACACAAGTCGGGGTGGTGCAAATGTCAAGCGACTAGATCAAACATCAGGCGCTGTCGATGTAAATGCGGGCCATTCCTTTCTACCAAGGACATTGTCTGTGAAGAAGAACACCTCAGAGGTTGATGAATCTTATGCAGAATTTCTGAGCCTCATGAAGATCAAGGATGGTTTCATGGTTCTTGAGCTGGAACCAGGTGTTACTGTGGTATATGAGCAAGAGGAGGAGACACCCCCTGGATATGATGAATTGAGAACTTTGGTTATGTCTGAACATGGAATTGACGGGCCTGCTCCAGACAATTTGCATGGTCAGGATTTAATCTGCACAGATGAGCATGGACTTGTACCTTGTACCGAATCTTCTGATTTTAAC GCATCTGAAGATAGTGAAGAAGCACCTATTGCTCTTAGTTGTGGTGCTCCTTCTACATTTGATGAAAAACTTGATTCTATTTTAAGTCAGCCATATGACCAAAATGAATACCAAGAGCTTATGAGAAAAGCCACTGACCAGAAGCCTGTGAGCAGACAAAGACAATTGCGAAGTGGATCCAAGCGCTATGCCACAGGATTCATTGGACTGTCGTATCTTGATCACTACCCAG ATCTGGCCAAGCAAATCGACACTGCTGACACTGATGAGAGACGACTGAACCTCCTGCGAAAATTCTTCTTCTGGCTGGAG AACTTATGCCATGATGGAGCACACATGCCATGGATCCCCAAGGCGCTGGCCTGCAATCCCATCGCAACAGACGACTGA